The Dyadobacter sp. 676 DNA window GACCCGCGGCATTCCGTTACGGTCAATAATGTATTCAACACTTTCAACCGTAAGGGCGAAGACGAGCTTTTCCCTGAGTCGGCAAAGTACGAGCAGCCGCGCATTAACCGGAAGAATGTGCTGGGACTAGGGTATAAATTTGATTATTCCGAACGCTGGAATACGTCCGTGTTCGCCAAGCATTTTTCCCAGCGCAATAAATTCTCCGTCTCCTATAACCCGACCGGCAACTGGGGCGACGAGGCGTTCTTAATTCAGAGAAACAGTTTTAACAAACTTGGCTATGGCATTGCTTCTACCTATTTTCTTTTCAGGAATTTTCAGTTAAAAGGCTCATTCGAAAAAAGTTACCGTCTGCCGGAAACCGACGAGCTTTTTGGGGACCTGCTGAACCTGGAAGGCAACATCGATCTCGATCCCGAGACAAGCTACAACTATAACCTGGGTTTCAGCTACAATGGCGCTATCAGCCGCGTGCACCGGTTCAGTATAGATGCGAATGTGCTTTACCGCGACGCCCAGGGCTTTATCCGTCCGCGCCTGAACGCCAACCAGACCAAACAGGTGATGGATAACCTCGCCGACGTGACCAATTTCGGTATCGACGGGGAAGTACGCTATTCGTACCGCCAGATCTTCACCGCCGGCATCAACCTGACTTACCAGAACCTGCGTAACAATACCCGTTTCGAGGAAGGGTACACCACCGAAAGCCCGCTCTACCGCGACCGTATCCCCAACATGCCATTCCTTTTTGGCAATACGGATGCCGCCGTTTTTATCAGGGACCTCGGAAAAAAGGGCAACACGCTCACATTGGGCTACAATCTGCTTTATGTACACGCTTATTACCTCTACTGGCCGAGCCTGGGCGCCGATAAACTCGATATTCCGCAGCAACTGAGCCACGACGTGAATGTGGTGTACGCAATGGCGAACGGCAAATACAATGTCTCGCTGGAATGCAAAAATATGCTGGATGCCAGGCTGTACGACAATTTCAGCTTGCAGAAGCCAAGCCGCGGTTTCTATGTCAAATTACGCTATTTCATCAGTAAATAATCTCTAACAATTCCATAATCCAATCAAAGTAAGAAAATGAAAAAGTCATATTTGAAATGGTTTTTCGCAGCAGGAATGGGCGTGTCCCTCGGCGCGTGCAGCGATGATGACAACACTACCCCCGCGCCTGATCCGGGCACGGGTTCGCGCTACGTGGTTGCATCCGCTCCCGTCGGCTCTCAGGGTGTTGCAGATTACCTCCTCACTACCAGCGATTTGTCGCAGGGAACGATCAGTACGGTAGGGCAAGGGATCGAGCAGGATGGTTCCTACCGCTATTACCTGACGCACAAAGGCAAGTTTTTCAGCCTCTTGTACGGCCAGGGTAACCCGGGTGCCGTTACCACCTATGCATTGGACGAGACAGGTGGCCTGGTGAAAACTTCCGATTTTCAGAGTGAAACGGTACAGGTGTTCGCTCCGGCCGGCGACGATATCCTTACCATCAAAGTGCCGAGGAGCGGTAACGAGAGCGCGTCGTGGTTTCGGATTAATGCCGACCAGTCGAAAATCGTAGGCGAAGGGCAGGTGAATATCGTGAAACTCGCGGGCAACGGCGAGCGTGCGCATTTCACCTGGGCAACACAGGTAGGTGATAAAATTTTCGCGCCTTATATGAGCATCAAAGGCGCTGCTCCGGATGTTTTCGGAACCGCCAACCCGGATAGCAGCTGGATCGCCGTGTTTTCCTACCCGGCCATGACATTGGAAAAAGTCATTAAAGACAACCGCACGAGCTTCATCGGTTCGTATTTCAACAACGGCCTGTCGGTGGACGAGCATGGCGATGTATACGGGTTTTCTCCGGCGTCGGCGACCAACAGCGGCGTGGCTACCTCCACCAGGCCTTCGGCATTTGTCCGTATCAAAAAAGGGACAACCGAGTTCGACCAGACCTACTTCTTCAATGTACAGGAGAAATCGGGCGGCTACAAAATTGCCAACCAGACCTACCTGGGCAGCGGCAAATTCCTGCTTTATATGTTCGGAGACCTGGGCAAGGCTTCCGGCGCGAAGAAGCTCGCTATCGCTGACGCCTACAATCAGACCTTTACATGGGTAACCGGCGTGCCCGACGTAATCGCGTCGTCGTCGGCCTCCTATAACAACAATACCGTAAGCGACGACAAAAAGAGCGTATTCGTGGGCATCAACACCGATGCCGGCAGCTGGGTGTACACTGTGGATATCGCCAGCGCAACGGCCAGGCAAGGCCTCAAAGTGGAAGGCGGCGCTATTACAGCCATTGTCAAGGTCAAATAATTTGGGTTTTAGAAGCACTACAACCCCCGCCGGGCGCTCGTCGCCAGCGGGGATTTGTGTTGAAAAGCCGATATTTGCTGCAACGAATGCGGAGCAGGAATAAGGAAAGCGATATGGATTACACAGGCGGCAGGGTCTTGGAGGAGCAGCTTCACGAGCAGCGGCGCGGCGAATTCCCGCTGCACGACATGGGGGATGCCTTTTTTGAGATGGCGACTATCGAAGGTGGCGATGAGCACTTTTTCAATGGTATCCACCGCCATGATTTTTATGAAGTGCTCTGGTTCACCGACGTAAAGCCGCAGCAGGTACATTACATCGATTTTAATAAATACCTTATTGAGCCCAATCAGGTTTTTCTGTTGCTGCCCGATCAGGTCCACAGCATGGAGCAGCGCGGCAAATGCGGGTTTCTGATGGCTATTTCAAAAGACTTCTTCGAACGGCTCATCGGAAACGATATTTTCCGGCTTTTCAGGTATTCCACCAACTTCTCGGTCACCATTTCCGGCACCCGGCTTAGCGTTCTGAACACCCTGATGGATTTGATCCGCATCGAGTATGACAGGGAAAAACGTCCGGCGATACTGGAATCCTACCTGCGGAGCTGGTTTCTGCATTGCATCGAACTTCAAAAAGAAGCGGGCGATCCTTCCTCCGCCGATCCGCGGTTGCAAATGCTCCTGGAATCCATCGAGCACAATTATCGAAGGCAACGCAAGGCGGATTTTTATGCCAACGAGTTGTCGATCAGTGCAAAAAGACTCAACGAACTCACTCGCCGTTCATTTGGGAAGACCATCAGCCAGATGATCAGCGAACGGCTCATTCTGGAAGCGAAACGCGAGATAGGCTACTTCCGCAAACCCATCAAAGAAATCAGTTACGAACTCGGCTTTTCCGAACCATCCTACTTTACACGATTTTTCGGGAAACAGACAGGATATGCGCCGGAGGATTTCAGGAGGAGGATCGCGGCGATGTATGATCAGGAATGAGTCAATGAGTCAATGAGTCAATGAGTGAATTTTAAAAATCTATTCGCTCATTCTCTCATTAGCCCTTTCCTCGTGCTTCGAATCGATCTACCTCACCCGCAACCCGAAATCAAACCGCTCGCTCACGACCCGCCGCAAAACGCCGATCTGTCCGCAGTGGTACATCGTGTGCTTCATATTCCAGTCGATTGCCTCGAACTTGTTGGTCGCTACCGGGTGCGGGGTAGGAGTGGGCTCCAACGGGTTTTCGAGTTCTTCCATTGTCACGGTCGCAAGGATTTCGAGGGATTTTTGCTGCATGATTTTCAAATCCGCGAGCAGCTTTTCCGGTGTGAATTTGCCGACGGACTGTTCAGCCCTGGCAATGGTGAAATAATCGCTGTACTCCCTGACGGGCAATTGCCGAAGAATATCCATCTGATGCCCGCGGATAACCATGACGGAGTGAAAATAATGGCTGACGATCAGGTGCCCGACCTGCCAGCTGATGCTGGATTCGATGGTATCCGGGATGATTTCCCACTTTTCGAACGGAATATTTTCGACGAGCTTATTGGTCCACTCGTAGGCATTGGCATTCTGGTAAATGAGCAGTTCGACGGTGTTCATAAGATGTTGGCGGTTGATGGCGTGGTTTGGATTTCCGATCGCCAGGGAAGGACCGAATGAATGGGAACGGCTAAAAATAGGGAATAAAAGACAGGCAACAAAAATGGTGTGGCGGTTTTGGAGAATGGACAATTATTATGATTTATATCATTAAATTGTAAAGTTCTTCCGCTTTTGCCATAATTCCGGATTTTTTGTCAACAGTTATTAGCCATATTCCCGTGAATCACCCATACAGCAATTATTCCGAACAAGCCCTGATGGCGCTTGTCTGTGAGCAGGACGAGGAACTGGCTTTCAGGGAATTGTATCGCCGCCACGTGCGGTTGCTGGTGCACACGGCAATCCGGAAAACGGGCGTGAAGGCGATCGCCGAAGACCTGGTACAGGAAACTTTCGTGAAATTCTGGCTGGGACGGCATAAGTTCGACATCCGGAAAAATATCCAGGCCTACCTCAACGGCACATTGCGCCACTGCATTATCAATTACTACCACCAGGAGCAAAAGCAGCCGGTTTCGACGCTCGGCGAGGAGGACTTTCTACCCGATAACGTAACGGCCGAGAACCTGGATTTCAATACCCTCAATGAATTCTACGAACAATCGCTGCTCAAACTTCCCGAGAAATGCCGCGAGGTATTCACGCTCAGCCGCAAAGGGTACAGCCTGAAAGAAATAGCCCTACAAATGGATATTTCGGAGAAAACGGTGGAAGCACACATCAGTAAGGCATTAAAAATCCTGCGCGTGGAAATGAAGGATTACATCGTCATGGCGATCCTGATGCTGCCCGTTATTTGAGACATCCAATTTTTTGAAAAAAAATTTCTATCGGAGTAAGGGTTGGACCCGGTTTTCCGGGACTGTATGGTTAGTTGATTAATAAGTGTAAAAACTACACCTAATGAAGACGCCCCCCGTTATCTCCTGAAACCCTGAAAAAATACCTGTCCAACGAATGCACCGACGAGGAGCGTCGTTTGGTGAATGAATGGTACCAACAACTGGATTTGCCGGCCAATGAACCATTTGGCAGCGCCGACGAAGACAGGCTGTACAACCGGATCGAATCCTACCTGTCGGAACTGCGCAAAAGCGAAGCGCCGGCCGGGCGGAAACTGGCCTTGTGGAATTTCCTCGGCCGCATTGCCGCTGTGTTCCTGATCGGCTTCGGGTTGCTCTATTTTCTTTACCAGCGCCCGGGAGGTGCCGCACAGCAGCCCCGGCCGGACGGCGACTTGATTACATTTACCAACAAAAAGCAGAAGATCGTGCCCTATATGCTGCCGGATAGCACGGTACTCTGGCTGCATCCGGGTGCGCAAGTGTCCCACGCACAACCATTCCTGAACCGTAAAGTGACGTTCTCGGGCGAAGGTTTTTTTGATGTGAAGCCCGACCCGTCGCGGCCATTCATAATATATACCGGCGATTTGCAGACGAAAGTTCTTGGCACGAGCTTCAATGTGCGGGCTATTCCCGGCGAAGCTGTATTCAAAGTATCGGTGGCTACGGGCAGGGTGGAGGTCAGCGACCTGAAAAAGCGAGAGCGTGTAGTGCTGAAACCGGAACAGGAAGCCGTTTTTGAGCCGAAAAGCAAGCATTTGGAAGTACAAGCCGTACGGGAAAAAGCGTCTGACAAGGAAATATGGCAGTCGGCGTCGCTCGTATTCGACGAAACGCCCATGACCGAAGTAGCCCACCGGCTTATGCAGACATTCCACGTAAAAATCGGTTTCGCAAACGACGGCCTGGCCGATTGCCGCCTGAAAGTGGATTTCACCGACCAGCGCCTGCCCGAGATCCTCGATATGATCGACACGCTGCTCGGAAGCACCTACCGGATCGAAGGCGATAGCATCACGCTGAAAGGGCAAGGGTGCCGATAGTTTTGTTGCAGTGCGCTGCACCAATCACACCGAGGTGCGGGGCACCGAGATATTTAGAATGAATGCTAAATCAGCGCGACGCCAAGGTGCAGCGCACCGCAATACTTGTAGACACCGCCGGAATTATGAATGCAATAATTGTAACGACCCGGAATTTTGATCGATAATTAAAAAACAATCCCCAACAAAATCATGAAAACATAACCCGTCCCCAACCAGCCATTTTAGCCCATAAAAAAATCAGGAGTGGTTGCGACACCCCTGATGGCAACCGGCTAAAATATCCCGGAACGTGCGGTTCACAGGCTCGCCCGAAGGCAAGCTTGGCAGGATAACTATTGTCTGAATTTTAACCCAGTCAAATGTAAAATTATGAAAAAACCTTTTCATCCATGGCATAGATTGCTACTCAATATCATGCGCCTGACTTTTTACCAGTTACTATTGATCAGCCTATGCTCGGTGGTGGCTGCGGCGAACCATTCGCCGGCCCAGGAGCTGCTGAACCGCGACGTGACGCTGGACCTGAAAAATGTCACGCTGAACGAAGCGCTTAACCGCCTCGAGCAGGGCACAAAGGTGAAATTCGCATACAGCAGCGGTCTGGTGAATTTGCAAAAGACCGTCAGCATCGACGCGCGCCGGGAAAAGCTTTTCTCGGTACTCGATCGCCTGCTACTGCCATTGGACATCAATTACCGCGTAAGGAACAACCAGATACTCCTCTCGAGGGCGCCCAGGAAAACCAGCGAAGCGCCCGCGACGATACCGGCCGAACACCTGGGCACCACCGCCGACCGGACGATTAAAGGAACAGTGACCGCGCCGGAAACCAGCGAGCCATTGCCAGGAGTGAGCATTATTCTGAAAGGTACGCAGCGCGGCACGACTACCGACGCAGCGGGGAAATTCCAGCTCGATGTGCCCGACGAGAACGCGACGCTGATATTCTCGTTCGTGGGCTATCTTTCGCAGGAAGTGGTGGTGGGTAACCGCACCGACCTGAGCATTGCACTGCAGCTGGACACCAAGGCGCTGGACGAGATTGTGGTGGTGGGTTACGGTACGCAGAAAAAATCGACATTGACGGGCTCCATTGCTGCCGTAAAAGGTAGCGAGATCGCTGAAAATCCGGTTCCCAACATTTCAAATTCCATCGCGGGCCGGGTGGCGGGGGTGAGCATGCGCCCGAATGGCGGCCAGCCGGGCAGCGACTCGCCGGAAATCCACATTCGCGGTATTGGTACCACCGGCAACAATAAGCCGCTTGTGGTGGTCGACGGCGTAATCCGCGACAATATCAACCAGATCGACCCCAGTTCGATTGAAACCGTCACGGTTCTGAAAGATGCTGCGGCCGTTGCGCCCTACGGCCTGGGCGGCGCAAACGGCGTTTTGCTCATTACCACCAAAAAAGGAGCGAGCGGCGCGCCGACATTGTCGTTCAGTGCTTACTATGGTTCGCAGACCCCGACCTACTATCCCAAACTGCTCGACGCGCAGGATTATATGCGCCTGAAAAACGAAGCGTACCTGAACGAAAACCCGACCGGCACCCAGCTGCCCTTCGCCACCGATCTGGTCGAGAACTATGTGAACCTGAACCGTGAAGACCCGGACAAATACCCGATCAGCGACACAAAGGACCTGGTAAACATGCATGCCCCTATGCAGAATTATACCTTGCAACTGAGCGGCGGATCGGAAAGGATCAAATACCAGACCGGCTTCGGCTTCCTGAAACAAAACGGCATGTTCGACCCGGTGAAATATATGCGTTACAGCTATAACATGAACCTGACGGCCGAAGCCACCAAAACCACGACGGTCTCGCTTTCGCTGATCGGTTCGGTGGAACGGATCTCGTCGGTCGATACGGCGGTTTCGGCGGGGAATTTGTTTCGTAACGGCTTCAAATACATTCCGATACGCGCATTGTATTACAGCAATGGTTTATGGGGAGAATTTGCGGGTAACTCGCCGGTCGGCGTATTGAAAGCGGGTTATACCAAAAACTCCAATAACACGCTGCTGACCACGATCGCCATCGAACAAAAATTGCCGTTCATCAAAGGGTTAAGTATTAAAGGCACATTCAGCTACGACCCGAGCCAGCGGACGAAGAAAGGTTATCACAAACCGTTCTACTATTACACCCAGGACCTGACGACCACACCCTATACCTACAAACGCGAAATCTCCACGGCGGAAGGCGGTGCCGCCGCATTCTCCTGGCTCGCGCAGCAGTTTATCAAAACGCAGACATTTACTTACCAGGGTTACCTCAATTACCACAATACATTCGGAAAGCATGATTTTACCGGCCTGATCGTGGCGGAAGCACGGAACAACACCTATGAGCTGTTTTCGGCACGCCGCAACAATTTCGCGGTGGATGTGGACGAGCTGAATATGGGCAGTTCCAATAAAAACGACTTCGACAACGGCGGCACCTCGTCGACCGGGAGCCAGATCGGCTATGTGTACCGCGTGGGCTACGCGTACGCGGGCAAGTACCTGCTCGAAGCGTCGGGACGCTACGACGGGCATTATTACTTCGCGCCGGGCAAGCGCTGGGGGTATTTCCCGGCATTTTCGGCCGGCTGGGTGATTTCGGAGGAAAATTTTCTTAAAAATGGCTTCAACTGGGTCGATAACCTGAAAATCCGTGGCTCGTGGGGCAAATCGGGGAACCTGGCTGGTACGGCTTTCCAATATATGACAGGCTATAACCTCAATGGCAATGCATACGCGTTCGGCCCGGGTTCGATGGTGCAGGGCGCGGTGGTACCCAACGAACCCAATAAAAACATTACCTGGGAGATTTCCACCAAAACGGACATCGGGCTGGAAGCGTCGCTATGGCGTGGCTTGCTGACGATCGAAGCTGACTATTTCCACGAAAAGCGCACCGGGATGCTTTTGCCGCCGGCTGTAAGCGTGCCGGTGGAGTATGGCCTCGCATTGGCCGATGAGAATGGCGGGATTATGGAAAACAATGGCGTCGAGTTGAGCCTAGGTACCAACTACCGGTTCCAGAACGACCTCCGGCTGGGCATTAACGGCAATGTGAGTTATGCCAAAAATAAGATGATCAAGGTGTTCGAAACCGCGGCAACACGCAACAACCCGAACCGAAGCCGCACAGGTCGTGCGTTGGGCACACAATTCGGCTATAAGACGGACGGCCTTTTTACGACCGACGACGACAAGAACGACGACGGCCTGATCAATTCGGCGGACGGTTATAATGTAGCCCAGTTCGGGGCGTTGCGCCCGGGGGATATCCGCTATGTGGACGTCAGTGGTCCGCAGGGCGTACCCGACGGAAAAATCGATTCGAACGACGAAGTGGTGATCGGCAAGCCGGTGTACCCGTTGCTGACTTACGGATTGAATGCCACAGCCGACTGGAAAGGCTTCGACCTCAACCTGTTCTTCCAGGGATCGTCGCTTGCAAGTC harbors:
- a CDS encoding DUF4374 domain-containing protein, giving the protein MKKSYLKWFFAAGMGVSLGACSDDDNTTPAPDPGTGSRYVVASAPVGSQGVADYLLTTSDLSQGTISTVGQGIEQDGSYRYYLTHKGKFFSLLYGQGNPGAVTTYALDETGGLVKTSDFQSETVQVFAPAGDDILTIKVPRSGNESASWFRINADQSKIVGEGQVNIVKLAGNGERAHFTWATQVGDKIFAPYMSIKGAAPDVFGTANPDSSWIAVFSYPAMTLEKVIKDNRTSFIGSYFNNGLSVDEHGDVYGFSPASATNSGVATSTRPSAFVRIKKGTTEFDQTYFFNVQEKSGGYKIANQTYLGSGKFLLYMFGDLGKASGAKKLAIADAYNQTFTWVTGVPDVIASSSASYNNNTVSDDKKSVFVGINTDAGSWVYTVDIASATARQGLKVEGGAITAIVKVK
- a CDS encoding helix-turn-helix transcriptional regulator produces the protein MLQRMRSRNKESDMDYTGGRVLEEQLHEQRRGEFPLHDMGDAFFEMATIEGGDEHFFNGIHRHDFYEVLWFTDVKPQQVHYIDFNKYLIEPNQVFLLLPDQVHSMEQRGKCGFLMAISKDFFERLIGNDIFRLFRYSTNFSVTISGTRLSVLNTLMDLIRIEYDREKRPAILESYLRSWFLHCIELQKEAGDPSSADPRLQMLLESIEHNYRRQRKADFYANELSISAKRLNELTRRSFGKTISQMISERLILEAKREIGYFRKPIKEISYELGFSEPSYFTRFFGKQTGYAPEDFRRRIAAMYDQE
- a CDS encoding DinB family protein, coding for MNTVELLIYQNANAYEWTNKLVENIPFEKWEIIPDTIESSISWQVGHLIVSHYFHSVMVIRGHQMDILRQLPVREYSDYFTIARAEQSVGKFTPEKLLADLKIMQQKSLEILATVTMEELENPLEPTPTPHPVATNKFEAIDWNMKHTMYHCGQIGVLRRVVSERFDFGLRVR
- a CDS encoding sigma-70 family RNA polymerase sigma factor is translated as MSTVISHIPVNHPYSNYSEQALMALVCEQDEELAFRELYRRHVRLLVHTAIRKTGVKAIAEDLVQETFVKFWLGRHKFDIRKNIQAYLNGTLRHCIINYYHQEQKQPVSTLGEEDFLPDNVTAENLDFNTLNEFYEQSLLKLPEKCREVFTLSRKGYSLKEIALQMDISEKTVEAHISKALKILRVEMKDYIVMAILMLPVI
- a CDS encoding FecR domain-containing protein; the protein is MPANEPFGSADEDRLYNRIESYLSELRKSEAPAGRKLALWNFLGRIAAVFLIGFGLLYFLYQRPGGAAQQPRPDGDLITFTNKKQKIVPYMLPDSTVLWLHPGAQVSHAQPFLNRKVTFSGEGFFDVKPDPSRPFIIYTGDLQTKVLGTSFNVRAIPGEAVFKVSVATGRVEVSDLKKRERVVLKPEQEAVFEPKSKHLEVQAVREKASDKEIWQSASLVFDETPMTEVAHRLMQTFHVKIGFANDGLADCRLKVDFTDQRLPEILDMIDTLLGSTYRIEGDSITLKGQGCR
- a CDS encoding TonB-dependent receptor translates to MKKPFHPWHRLLLNIMRLTFYQLLLISLCSVVAAANHSPAQELLNRDVTLDLKNVTLNEALNRLEQGTKVKFAYSSGLVNLQKTVSIDARREKLFSVLDRLLLPLDINYRVRNNQILLSRAPRKTSEAPATIPAEHLGTTADRTIKGTVTAPETSEPLPGVSIILKGTQRGTTTDAAGKFQLDVPDENATLIFSFVGYLSQEVVVGNRTDLSIALQLDTKALDEIVVVGYGTQKKSTLTGSIAAVKGSEIAENPVPNISNSIAGRVAGVSMRPNGGQPGSDSPEIHIRGIGTTGNNKPLVVVDGVIRDNINQIDPSSIETVTVLKDAAAVAPYGLGGANGVLLITTKKGASGAPTLSFSAYYGSQTPTYYPKLLDAQDYMRLKNEAYLNENPTGTQLPFATDLVENYVNLNREDPDKYPISDTKDLVNMHAPMQNYTLQLSGGSERIKYQTGFGFLKQNGMFDPVKYMRYSYNMNLTAEATKTTTVSLSLIGSVERISSVDTAVSAGNLFRNGFKYIPIRALYYSNGLWGEFAGNSPVGVLKAGYTKNSNNTLLTTIAIEQKLPFIKGLSIKGTFSYDPSQRTKKGYHKPFYYYTQDLTTTPYTYKREISTAEGGAAAFSWLAQQFIKTQTFTYQGYLNYHNTFGKHDFTGLIVAEARNNTYELFSARRNNFAVDVDELNMGSSNKNDFDNGGTSSTGSQIGYVYRVGYAYAGKYLLEASGRYDGHYYFAPGKRWGYFPAFSAGWVISEENFLKNGFNWVDNLKIRGSWGKSGNLAGTAFQYMTGYNLNGNAYAFGPGSMVQGAVVPNEPNKNITWEISTKTDIGLEASLWRGLLTIEADYFHEKRTGMLLPPAVSVPVEYGLALADENGGIMENNGVELSLGTNYRFQNDLRLGINGNVSYAKNKMIKVFETAATRNNPNRSRTGRALGTQFGYKTDGLFTTDDDKNDDGLINSADGYNVAQFGALRPGDIRYVDVSGPQGVPDGKIDSNDEVVIGKPVYPLLTYGLNATADWKGFDLNLFFQGSSLASLDIRQFQTIPFNNNNSNSSYEYYDNRWTPRTQDARYPRATQAPYANNTQLSDFWMTSTAHLRLKNAIIGYTLPKSLTRSIGIQNIRVYASGQNLLTFSKLKFMDPEVGYTDRETAYPNQKVYVFGLNVTF